A DNA window from Jaculus jaculus isolate mJacJac1 chromosome 1, mJacJac1.mat.Y.cur, whole genome shotgun sequence contains the following coding sequences:
- the Clcf1 gene encoding cardiotrophin-like cytokine factor 1 isoform X2 encodes MLPTTRDPAAGDSWGMLACLCTVLWHLPAVPALNRTGDPGPGPSIQKTYDLTRYLEHQLRSLAGTYLNYLGPPFNEPDFNPPRLGADTLPRATVNLEVWQSLNDKLRLTQNYEAYSHLLCYLRALNRQAATAELRRSLAHFCTSLQGLLGSIAGVMAALGYPLPQPLPGTELTWAPGPAHSDFLQKMDDFWLLKELQTWLWRSAKDFNRLKKKMQPPAAAVTLHLEAHGF; translated from the exons GGGATTCGTGGGGGATGTTAGCCTGCCTGTGCACGGTGCTCTGGCACCTTCCTGCAGTGCCAGCTCTCAATCGCACAGGAGACCCAGGGCCTGGACCCTCCATCCAAAAAACCTATGACCTCACCCGTTACCTGGAGCACCAACTCCGCAGCTTAGCTGGGACCTAC CTGAACTACTTGGGGCCCCCTTTCAACGAGCCTGACTTCAACCCTCCTCGGCTGGGGGCAGACACTCTGCCCCGGGCCACTGTCAACTTGGAAGTGTGGCAAAGCCTCAATGACAAACTACGGCTGACCCAGAACTATGAGGCCTATAGCCACCTCCTGTGTTACTTGCGTGCCCTCAACCGTCAGGCTGCCACAGCTGAGCTACGGCGCAGCTTGGCCCATTTCTGCACCAGCCTCCAGGGCCTGCTGGGCAGCATCGCAGGCGTCATGGCAGCTCTGGGCTACCCACTGCCCCAGCCTCTGCCAGGGACTGAGTTGACCTGGGCCCCTGGCCCTGCCCACAGCGACTTCCTCCAGAAGATGGATGACTTCTGGCTGCTGAAGGAGCTGCAGACCTGGCTGTGGCGTTCGGCCAAGGACTTCAACCGGCTTAAGAAGAAGATGcaacctccagcagctgcagtcACCCTGCACCTGGAGGCCCATGGCTTCTGA
- the Pold4 gene encoding DNA polymerase delta subunit 4, producing MSRKRLVTDSYPVVKRREGPAGHSKEELAPELGEETQSLTEEEAELELLRQFDLAWQYGPCTGITRLQRWYRAQQMGLEPPSEVLQVLKTHTGDPRFECSLWHFYPL from the exons ATGAGCCGGAAGCGGCTGGTCACTGACTCCTACCCCGTtgtgaagagaagggagggacCTGCTGGGcacagcaaggaggagctggcacCAGAGCTAG GGGAGGAGACCCAGTCTCTCACCGAGGAGGAAGCTGAGCTGGAGCTGCTGAGGCAGTTTGATCTGGCCTGGCAGTATGGGCCTTGTACAG GGATCACACGGCTGCAGCGCTGGTATCGGGCACAGCAGATGGGCTTGGAGCCTCCCTCAGAGGTGCTCCAGGTGCTGAAGACCCACACTGGAGACCCTCGCTTTGAGTGCAG CCTTTGGCATTTCTACCCCCTCTGA
- the Clcf1 gene encoding cardiotrophin-like cytokine factor 1 isoform X3, whose protein sequence is MDLRAGDSWGMLACLCTVLWHLPAVPALNRTGDPGPGPSIQKTYDLTRYLEHQLRSLAGTYLNYLGPPFNEPDFNPPRLGADTLPRATVNLEVWQSLNDKLRLTQNYEAYSHLLCYLRALNRQAATAELRRSLAHFCTSLQGLLGSIAGVMAALGYPLPQPLPGTELTWAPGPAHSDFLQKMDDFWLLKELQTWLWRSAKDFNRLKKKMQPPAAAVTLHLEAHGF, encoded by the exons GGGATTCGTGGGGGATGTTAGCCTGCCTGTGCACGGTGCTCTGGCACCTTCCTGCAGTGCCAGCTCTCAATCGCACAGGAGACCCAGGGCCTGGACCCTCCATCCAAAAAACCTATGACCTCACCCGTTACCTGGAGCACCAACTCCGCAGCTTAGCTGGGACCTAC CTGAACTACTTGGGGCCCCCTTTCAACGAGCCTGACTTCAACCCTCCTCGGCTGGGGGCAGACACTCTGCCCCGGGCCACTGTCAACTTGGAAGTGTGGCAAAGCCTCAATGACAAACTACGGCTGACCCAGAACTATGAGGCCTATAGCCACCTCCTGTGTTACTTGCGTGCCCTCAACCGTCAGGCTGCCACAGCTGAGCTACGGCGCAGCTTGGCCCATTTCTGCACCAGCCTCCAGGGCCTGCTGGGCAGCATCGCAGGCGTCATGGCAGCTCTGGGCTACCCACTGCCCCAGCCTCTGCCAGGGACTGAGTTGACCTGGGCCCCTGGCCCTGCCCACAGCGACTTCCTCCAGAAGATGGATGACTTCTGGCTGCTGAAGGAGCTGCAGACCTGGCTGTGGCGTTCGGCCAAGGACTTCAACCGGCTTAAGAAGAAGATGcaacctccagcagctgcagtcACCCTGCACCTGGAGGCCCATGGCTTCTGA